From the genome of Lotus japonicus ecotype B-129 chromosome 6, LjGifu_v1.2, one region includes:
- the LOC130726532 gene encoding pentatricopeptide repeat-containing protein At5g66500, mitochondrial yields the protein MSVRAVARPLPLNSLHIPSDQLLRQDISHLNSLITSHVRRGDPFSAWSLFRSLRRLRSDIDAHTFTPLLRPSPLLLVPQLGKHLHAQMVRTGADSGTVAKTALLNMYSRYGSLSESIKVFDEMGHRDVVAWNALLSCYLRWDLPGEVIGVLREMGRENVEISEFTLCSVLKCCASLKAVELGRQVHGLVVSMGRDLVVLSTALIDFYSGVGRVDDALKVFSSLKGWKDDMMHNSLVSGCIRNRRYAEAFEVMSLVKPNAVALTSVLVGCSENSDLWAGKQIHCVALRWGFTLETQLCSALLDMYAKCGNISLARSLFDGICHKDVISWTCMIDAYGRHGHGHEAVELFRKMREDGSKVLPNSVTFLAVLSACDHSGLVEEGRECFNLMREKYGLEPDPEHYACFIDILGRAGNIEEVWSAYHNMIEQGTRLTVGVWIALLNACSLNQDVERGEFAAKNLLQLEPNKASNVVLVSNFYAAIGRWDCVDEVRSIMRTKGLVKEAGNSWISSDVGFNLHARSLTA from the coding sequence ATGTCGGTGCGTGCTGTGGCACGGCCATTACCGTTGAACTCTCTTCATATTCCCTCCGACCAACTGCTACGACAAGACATTTCCCATCTCAACTCCCTCATCACCTCCCATGTCCGCCGTGGTGACCCTTTCTCCGCCTGGAGCCTCTTCCGCTCTCTCCGCCGTCTGCGTTCAGACATCGATGCACATACCTTCACCCCTCTCCTGCGTCCATCTCCTCTCTTACTCGTCCCCCAACTCGGTAAACATCTACATGCCCAGATGGTTAGAACCGGTGCGGATTCTGGGACCGTGGCGAAAACCGCACTGTTGAACATGTATTCACGATATGGGTCTTTGAGTGAGTCCATCaaggtgtttgatgaaatgGGTCACAGAGATGTTGTTGCTTGGAACGCTTTGCTTTCGTGTTATTTACGGTGGGATCTTCCTGGTGAGGTGATTGGTGTTCTCAGGGAAATGGGGAGGGAGAATGTTGAGATCAGCGAGTTTACTTTGTGTTCAGTGTTGAAATGTTGTGCTTCTTTGAAGGCGGTGGAGCTTGGTAGGCAGGTTCATGGTTTGGTGGTGTCTATGGGGCGTGACTTGGTTGTTTTGAGCACTGCTCTTATTGATTTTTATTCCGGTGTCGGGCGTGTTGATGATGCTTTGAAAGTTTTCTCTAGTTTGAAGGGTTGGAAGGATGACATGATGCATAATTCATTGGTTTCTGGGTGTATTAGGAATAGAAGGTATGCTGAGGCATTTGAAGTTATGAGCTTGGTGAAGCCCAATGCTGTTGCACTCACTAGTGTTCTTGTGGGTTGCTCTGAGAATTCGGATTTGTGGGCAGGGAAACAGATACATTGTGTTGCTCTTCGTTGGGGTTTTACTCTTGAGACCCAACTATGCAGTGCCCTGTTGGACATGTATGCGAAATGTGGGAATATTTCGCTTGCTCGGTCACTGTTTGATGGAATCTGCCACAAGGATGTTATTTCCTGGACTTGTATGATTGATGCATATGGAAGACATGGGCATGGGCATGAAGCTGTTGAGCTGTTTCGGAAGATGAGGGAGGATGGAAGCAAGGTGTTGCCAAATTCTGTGACTTTTTTGGCTGTCTTATCAGCTTGTGATCACTCTGGACTAGTGGAGGAAGGCAGAGAGTGTTTCAATTTGATGAGGGAGAAATATGGTCTTGAACCAGACCCGGAGCACTATGCATGCTTCATAGATATCTTAGGACGAGCTGGTAATATAGAAGAAGTATGGTCTGCATATCACAACATGATTGAGCAGGGTACTAGGCTTACTGTGGGAGTGTGGATAGCATTGTTGAATGCTTGCAGTCTCAATCAGGATGTTGAAAGAGGTGAATTTGCTGCAAAGAATCTCTTGCAGTTGGAACCCAATAAAGCTAGCAATGTCGTGCTTGTATCCAATTTTTATGCAGCCATTGGTAGGTGGGATTGCGTTGATGAAGTGAGAAGCATCATGAGGACAaaaggattggtcaaggaaGCTGGGAATAGCTGGATCAGTAGTGATGTGGGATTCAATCTACATGCCAGGTCACTAACTGCTTGA